The following are from one region of the Falco biarmicus isolate bFalBia1 chromosome 1, bFalBia1.pri, whole genome shotgun sequence genome:
- the NIPSNAP2 gene encoding protein NipSnap homolog 2, whose amino-acid sequence MAARVLLRWSLAGASAVPRLPPGGGLALRGLVSSASRPREDSWLKSLFVRKVDPRKDAHSNLLAKRETSSLYKLQIHNVKPECLDAYNKLCQEVLPKIHEEKHYPCALVGTWNTWYGEQDQAVHLWRYEGGYPALNEVMSKLRQNKEFTEFRKERGNMLLSRKNQLLLEFSFWNEPVPREGPNIYELRSYQLRPGTMIEWGNYWARAIRFRQDNNEAVGGFFSQIGQLYMVHHLWAYKDLQTREDIRNAAWHKPGWDELVYYTVPLIQEMESRIMIPLKISPLQ is encoded by the exons ATGGCGGCGCGAGTGCTGCTGCGGTGGAGCCTGGCGGGAGCCAGCGCCGTACCGCGTCtcccgcccggcggcggccTGGCCCTCAG GGGGCTGGTATCTTCAGCTAGCAGACCTCGTGAAGACAGTTGGTTAAAATCGCTATTTGTTCGCAAAGTCGATCCAAGGAAAGATGCTCACTCCAACCTTCTAGCCAAAAGAGAGACCAGCAGTCTGTATAAACTACAGA TTCACAATGTAAAACCAGAATGTCTAGATGCCTACAACAAGCTTTG TCAAGAGGTGCTGCCAAAGattcatgaagaaaaacactACCCATGTGCACTGGTGGGGACTTGGAACACGTGGTACGGAGAGCAAGATCAGGCTG ttcatCTGTGGAGATACGAGGGAGGCTATCCAGCTCTCAATGAGGTCATGAGCAAACTCCGTCAAAATAAG GAATTCACAGAGTTTCGCAAAGAAAGGGGTAACATGCTTCTCTCGCGCAAGAACCAACTGTTGTTGGAGTTCAGTTTCTGGAATGAACCTGTTCCCAGAGAGGGGCCTAATATTTATGAATTGAGATCCTATCAACTTAGA ccCGGAACAATGATTGAGTGGGGAAATTACTG GGCTCGTGCAATTCGTTTCCGACAGGATAATAATGAAGCAGTTGGAGGATTTTTCTCACAAATTGGACAGCTGTATATGGTTCATCACCTTTGGG CTTACAAAGATCTGCAAACCAGAGAAGATATAAGGAATGCTGCGTGGCATAAACCTGGCTGGGATGAACTAGTCTATTACACAG tgcccCTTATTCAGGAAATGGAGTCCAGAATCATGATACCATTGAAGATTTCTCCGCTTCAGTAA